From the Salmo trutta chromosome 2, fSalTru1.1, whole genome shotgun sequence genome, one window contains:
- the LOC115156815 gene encoding inactive ubiquitin carboxyl-terminal hydrolase 54 isoform X6, with the protein MSWKRNYFASGGGSGGPGGGLQGLITTPRTMASFAPSKGLSNEPGQNSCFLNSALQVLWHLDIFRRSFRQLTTHKCMEDSCIFCALKSIFAQFQFSSERVLPSDMLRSALAKTFQDEQRFQLGIMDDAAECFENLLMRIHFHISAETREDICTAKHCIPHQKFAMTLFEQCVCSSCGASSDPLPFIQMVHYISTTSLCNQAVRMLECREKPTPNMFGELLRNASNMGDLRNCPSNCGQVLRIRRVLMNSPEIVSIGLVWDSDHSDLAEDVIHSLGTCLHLGDVRHLFYRVTEERARQAELYLVGMVCYYGKHYSTFFFQTKIRKWMYFDDAHVKEIGPKWKDVVARCIKGHYQPLLLLYADPRGTPVVSQDISSLSSPQLDLLHCSKAGYESEDSGREPSISSDTRTDSSDSSSHRASRNRPLRQTGSHLSNKTQTIVVGNHDNSTPLHSAVAAAETPLCPPSPPLQQGDYKETAVFLLSSRRPTSSCSSSHPLSSCSFHPPSSTCSSCSSSRPMSSSSSSGIGGSVLGSEAGAVGPHWEDESTSSESKSSSPGSRSYRPAWRPRREALNIDSIFTRQRGSPLGYSTLPGPPLPSEVQQHCPTNMADLHGARERAGGVGGVGGDTEEVAGMPGLLGNGTDCPPPPPLRGAESQPRLIQRMESGYESSPDREVGQKRVLMSGPSWRTVPKSKSTSAILQELPAPRWGCNNNLGAGRSELDELQEEVVRRARQQEQQRRKEAERQAAVGFNPRPSKYMDLDQLQHQVNSLARSKYC; encoded by the exons ATGTCGTGGAAGAGGAACTACTTTGCTTCGGGCGGTGGCAGCGGAGGCCCTGGTGGAGGGCTACAGGGACTGATCACGACCCCTCGGACTATGGCCTCCTTCGCCCCGAGTAAAGGCCTCAGCAACGAACCTGGACAGAACAGCTGCTTCCTAAACAGTGCTCTGcag GTCCTGTGGCATCTGGATATCTTCCGTAGAAGTTTCCGCCAGCTGACCACCCACAAGTGTATGGAAGACTCCTGTATCTTCTGTGCCCTCAAG agtatcTTTGCCCAGTTCCAGTTCAGCAGTGAGCGTGTGTTACCGTCGGACATGTTGCGGAGCGCACTAGCCAAGACCTTCCAGGATGAACAACGCTTCCAGCTGGGGATCATGGACGATGCAGCAGAATGCTTT gagaACCTACTGATGCGTATCCATTTCCACATCAGCGCAGAGACCAGAGAGGACATCTGTACGGCTAAACACTGTATACCACACCAGAAGTTTGCCATGACTCTGTTCGAACAG tgtgtgtgcagtAGTTGTGGAGCCTCGTCGGACCCCCTTCCCTTCATTCAGATGGTTCACTACATCTCTACCACGTCCCTCTG TAACCAGGCAGTGAGGATGTTAGAGTGTAGAGAGAAGCCCACCCCCaacatgtttggagagctgctccGCAACGCCAGCAACATGGGAGACCTACGCAACTGCCCG AGTAACTGTGGGCAGGTGTTGCGTATCCGCCGTGTGTTGATGAACTCTCCAGAGATAGTGTCCATCGGTCTGGTCTGGGACTCAGACCACTCTGACCTAGCTGAGGACGTCATTCACAGCCTGGGAACCTGTCTTCACCTGGGGGATGTAagacac tTGTTCTACCGTGTGACGGAGGAGCGGGCTCGTCAGGCTGAGCTGTACCTGGTTGGTATGGTGTGTTACTATGGTAAACACTACTCCACATTCTTCTTCCAGACTAAGATACGCAAGTGGATGTACTTCGACGACGCTCACGTCAAAGAG ATCGGTCCTAAGTGGAAGGACGTGGTGGCACGCTGTATAAAGGGTCACTACCAGCCTCTATTGCTGCTCTATGCTGACCCCCGGGGGACGCCAGTGGTATCGCAggacatctcctccctctctagccCCCAGCTGGACCTGCTGCACTGCAGCAAGGCAGGATATGAGAGCGAGGACTCTg GACGGGAGCCCTCCATATCCAGTGATACCCGTACAGATTCCTCTGACAGCTCCAGCCACCGAGCATCTCGAAATCGCCCTCTCCGCCAAACAGGCAGCCACCTGTCCAACAAAACGCAGACCATCGTTGTCGGTAACCATGACAACAGCACACCGCTACACAGTGCAGTTGCAGCAG CAGAGACCCccctctgccccccctcccctcccctgcagCAGGGTGACTATAAAGAGACAGCTGTGTTCCTCCTTTCCTCTCGTCGTCCCACGTCATCTTGCtcttcctcccatcctctctcctcatgtTCCTtccatcccccctcctctacctgttcctcctgctcttcctcccgtcccatgtcctcttcctcctcctcagggaTAGGGGGGTCTGTGCTGGGATCTGAGGCAGGGGCCGTGGGGCCACACTGGGAGGATGAGAGCACCAGCAGTGAGTCCAAGTCTAG TTCGCCTGGGAGTCGAAGTTACCGGCCAGCCTGGAGGCCACGGAGGGAAGCCCTGAACATCGACAGCATCTTCACCCGCCAGAGAGGCTCTCCACTGGGCTATAGCACCCTGCCTGGGCCCCCTCTACCTTCAGAGGTTCAACAACACTGTCCAACTAACATGGCTGATCTGCATGGGGCAAGAGAGAGGGCCGGGGGTGTAGGCGGTGTGGGGGGAGATACGGAGGAGGTGGCAGGGATGCCTGGGTTGCTAGGCAACGGCACGGactgcccccctcctcccccgTTGAGAGGGGCGGAGTCTCAGCCTCGTCTGATCCAGAGGATGGAGAGTGGTTATGAGAGCAGCCctgacag ggagGTAGGTCAGAAGCGTGTGTTGATGTCTGGTCCATCGTGGCGCACGGTGCCCAAGTCTAAAAGCACCAGTGCCATCCTGCAGGAGCTGCCAGCACCTCGCTGGGGCTGCAACAACAacctgg gcgctGGCCGTAGCGAGCTGGATGAGCTTCAGGAGGAGGTAGTGAGGAGAGCGAGGCAGCAGGAGCAGCAGAGGAGGAAAGAGGCGGAGAGACAAGCTGCCGTGGGATTCAACCCCAGACCCTCCAAATACATGGACTTAGACCAGCTACAACACCAAG
- the LOC115156815 gene encoding inactive ubiquitin carboxyl-terminal hydrolase 54 isoform X4 has translation MSWKRNYFASGGGSGGPGGGLQGLITTPRTMASFAPSKGLSNEPGQNSCFLNSALQVLWHLDIFRRSFRQLTTHKCMEDSCIFCALKSIFAQFQFSSERVLPSDMLRSALAKTFQDEQRFQLGIMDDAAECFENLLMRIHFHISAETREDICTAKHCIPHQKFAMTLFEQCVCSSCGASSDPLPFIQMVHYISTTSLCNQAVRMLECREKPTPNMFGELLRNASNMGDLRNCPSNCGQVLRIRRVLMNSPEIVSIGLVWDSDHSDLAEDVIHSLGTCLHLGDVRHLFYRVTEERARQAELYLVGMVCYYGKHYSTFFFQTKIRKWMYFDDAHVKEIGPKWKDVVARCIKGHYQPLLLLYADPRGTPVVSQDISSLSSPQLDLLHCSKAGYESEDSGREPSISSDTRTDSSDSSSHRASRNRPLRQTGSHLSNKTQTIVVGNHDNSTPLHSAVAAAETPLCPPSPPLQQGDYKETAVFLLSSRRPTSSCSSSHPLSSCSFHPPSSTCSSCSSSRPMSSSSSSGIGGSVLGSEAGAVGPHWEDESTSSESKSSSPGSRSYRPAWRPRREALNIDSIFTRQRGSPLGYSTLPGPPLPSEVQQHCPTNMADLHGARERAGGVGGVGGDTEEVAGMPGLLGNGTDCPPPPPLRGAESQPRLIQRMESGYESSPDREVGQKRVLMSGPSWRTVPKSKSTSAILQELPAPRWGCNNNLGAGRSELDELQEEVVRRARQQEQQRRKEAERQAAVGFNPRPSKYMDLDQLQHQAVLSPLHEANARSGLTVVACMRSTAEPITQEQDMEQETGSASPQGHRRPVIYGDCCKGFWVIITEPASGDVEN, from the exons ATGTCGTGGAAGAGGAACTACTTTGCTTCGGGCGGTGGCAGCGGAGGCCCTGGTGGAGGGCTACAGGGACTGATCACGACCCCTCGGACTATGGCCTCCTTCGCCCCGAGTAAAGGCCTCAGCAACGAACCTGGACAGAACAGCTGCTTCCTAAACAGTGCTCTGcag GTCCTGTGGCATCTGGATATCTTCCGTAGAAGTTTCCGCCAGCTGACCACCCACAAGTGTATGGAAGACTCCTGTATCTTCTGTGCCCTCAAG agtatcTTTGCCCAGTTCCAGTTCAGCAGTGAGCGTGTGTTACCGTCGGACATGTTGCGGAGCGCACTAGCCAAGACCTTCCAGGATGAACAACGCTTCCAGCTGGGGATCATGGACGATGCAGCAGAATGCTTT gagaACCTACTGATGCGTATCCATTTCCACATCAGCGCAGAGACCAGAGAGGACATCTGTACGGCTAAACACTGTATACCACACCAGAAGTTTGCCATGACTCTGTTCGAACAG tgtgtgtgcagtAGTTGTGGAGCCTCGTCGGACCCCCTTCCCTTCATTCAGATGGTTCACTACATCTCTACCACGTCCCTCTG TAACCAGGCAGTGAGGATGTTAGAGTGTAGAGAGAAGCCCACCCCCaacatgtttggagagctgctccGCAACGCCAGCAACATGGGAGACCTACGCAACTGCCCG AGTAACTGTGGGCAGGTGTTGCGTATCCGCCGTGTGTTGATGAACTCTCCAGAGATAGTGTCCATCGGTCTGGTCTGGGACTCAGACCACTCTGACCTAGCTGAGGACGTCATTCACAGCCTGGGAACCTGTCTTCACCTGGGGGATGTAagacac tTGTTCTACCGTGTGACGGAGGAGCGGGCTCGTCAGGCTGAGCTGTACCTGGTTGGTATGGTGTGTTACTATGGTAAACACTACTCCACATTCTTCTTCCAGACTAAGATACGCAAGTGGATGTACTTCGACGACGCTCACGTCAAAGAG ATCGGTCCTAAGTGGAAGGACGTGGTGGCACGCTGTATAAAGGGTCACTACCAGCCTCTATTGCTGCTCTATGCTGACCCCCGGGGGACGCCAGTGGTATCGCAggacatctcctccctctctagccCCCAGCTGGACCTGCTGCACTGCAGCAAGGCAGGATATGAGAGCGAGGACTCTg GACGGGAGCCCTCCATATCCAGTGATACCCGTACAGATTCCTCTGACAGCTCCAGCCACCGAGCATCTCGAAATCGCCCTCTCCGCCAAACAGGCAGCCACCTGTCCAACAAAACGCAGACCATCGTTGTCGGTAACCATGACAACAGCACACCGCTACACAGTGCAGTTGCAGCAG CAGAGACCCccctctgccccccctcccctcccctgcagCAGGGTGACTATAAAGAGACAGCTGTGTTCCTCCTTTCCTCTCGTCGTCCCACGTCATCTTGCtcttcctcccatcctctctcctcatgtTCCTtccatcccccctcctctacctgttcctcctgctcttcctcccgtcccatgtcctcttcctcctcctcagggaTAGGGGGGTCTGTGCTGGGATCTGAGGCAGGGGCCGTGGGGCCACACTGGGAGGATGAGAGCACCAGCAGTGAGTCCAAGTCTAG TTCGCCTGGGAGTCGAAGTTACCGGCCAGCCTGGAGGCCACGGAGGGAAGCCCTGAACATCGACAGCATCTTCACCCGCCAGAGAGGCTCTCCACTGGGCTATAGCACCCTGCCTGGGCCCCCTCTACCTTCAGAGGTTCAACAACACTGTCCAACTAACATGGCTGATCTGCATGGGGCAAGAGAGAGGGCCGGGGGTGTAGGCGGTGTGGGGGGAGATACGGAGGAGGTGGCAGGGATGCCTGGGTTGCTAGGCAACGGCACGGactgcccccctcctcccccgTTGAGAGGGGCGGAGTCTCAGCCTCGTCTGATCCAGAGGATGGAGAGTGGTTATGAGAGCAGCCctgacag ggagGTAGGTCAGAAGCGTGTGTTGATGTCTGGTCCATCGTGGCGCACGGTGCCCAAGTCTAAAAGCACCAGTGCCATCCTGCAGGAGCTGCCAGCACCTCGCTGGGGCTGCAACAACAacctgg gcgctGGCCGTAGCGAGCTGGATGAGCTTCAGGAGGAGGTAGTGAGGAGAGCGAGGCAGCAGGAGCAGCAGAGGAGGAAAGAGGCGGAGAGACAAGCTGCCGTGGGATTCAACCCCAGACCCTCCAAATACATGGACTTAGACCAGCTACAACACCAAG
- the LOC115156815 gene encoding inactive ubiquitin carboxyl-terminal hydrolase 54 isoform X5, giving the protein MSWKRNYFASGGGSGGPGGGLQGLITTPRTMASFAPSKGLSNEPGQNSCFLNSALQVLWHLDIFRRSFRQLTTHKCMEDSCIFCALKSIFAQFQFSSERVLPSDMLRSALAKTFQDEQRFQLGIMDDAAECFENLLMRIHFHISAETREDICTAKHCIPHQKFAMTLFEQCVCSSCGASSDPLPFIQMVHYISTTSLCNQAVRMLECREKPTPNMFGELLRNASNMGDLRNCPSNCGQVLRIRRVLMNSPEIVSIGLVWDSDHSDLAEDVIHSLGTCLHLGDVRHLFYRVTEERARQAELYLVGMVCYYGKHYSTFFFQTKIRKWMYFDDAHVKEIGPKWKDVVARCIKGHYQPLLLLYADPRGTPVVSQDISSLSSPQLDLLHCSKAGYESEDSGREPSISSDTRTDSSDSSSHRASRNRPLRQTGSHLSNKTQTIVVGNHDNSTPLHSAVAAAETPLCPPSPPLQQGDYKETAVFLLSSRRPTSSCSSSHPLSSCSFHPPSSTCSSCSSSRPMSSSSSSGIGGSVLGSEAGAVGPHWEDESTSSESKSSSPGSRSYRPAWRPRREALNIDSIFTRQRGSPLGYSTLPGPPLPSEVQQHCPTNMADLHGARERAGGVGGVGGDTEEVAGMPGLLGNGTDCPPPPPLRGAESQPRLIQRMESGYESSPDREVGQKRVLMSGPSWRTVPKSKSTSAILQELPAPRWGCNNNLGAGRSELDELQEEVVRRARQQEQQRRKEAERQAAVGFNPRPSKYMDLDQLQHQAVLSPLHEANARSGLTVVACMRSTAEPITQEQDMEQETGSASPQGHRRPVIYGDCCKGFW; this is encoded by the exons ATGTCGTGGAAGAGGAACTACTTTGCTTCGGGCGGTGGCAGCGGAGGCCCTGGTGGAGGGCTACAGGGACTGATCACGACCCCTCGGACTATGGCCTCCTTCGCCCCGAGTAAAGGCCTCAGCAACGAACCTGGACAGAACAGCTGCTTCCTAAACAGTGCTCTGcag GTCCTGTGGCATCTGGATATCTTCCGTAGAAGTTTCCGCCAGCTGACCACCCACAAGTGTATGGAAGACTCCTGTATCTTCTGTGCCCTCAAG agtatcTTTGCCCAGTTCCAGTTCAGCAGTGAGCGTGTGTTACCGTCGGACATGTTGCGGAGCGCACTAGCCAAGACCTTCCAGGATGAACAACGCTTCCAGCTGGGGATCATGGACGATGCAGCAGAATGCTTT gagaACCTACTGATGCGTATCCATTTCCACATCAGCGCAGAGACCAGAGAGGACATCTGTACGGCTAAACACTGTATACCACACCAGAAGTTTGCCATGACTCTGTTCGAACAG tgtgtgtgcagtAGTTGTGGAGCCTCGTCGGACCCCCTTCCCTTCATTCAGATGGTTCACTACATCTCTACCACGTCCCTCTG TAACCAGGCAGTGAGGATGTTAGAGTGTAGAGAGAAGCCCACCCCCaacatgtttggagagctgctccGCAACGCCAGCAACATGGGAGACCTACGCAACTGCCCG AGTAACTGTGGGCAGGTGTTGCGTATCCGCCGTGTGTTGATGAACTCTCCAGAGATAGTGTCCATCGGTCTGGTCTGGGACTCAGACCACTCTGACCTAGCTGAGGACGTCATTCACAGCCTGGGAACCTGTCTTCACCTGGGGGATGTAagacac tTGTTCTACCGTGTGACGGAGGAGCGGGCTCGTCAGGCTGAGCTGTACCTGGTTGGTATGGTGTGTTACTATGGTAAACACTACTCCACATTCTTCTTCCAGACTAAGATACGCAAGTGGATGTACTTCGACGACGCTCACGTCAAAGAG ATCGGTCCTAAGTGGAAGGACGTGGTGGCACGCTGTATAAAGGGTCACTACCAGCCTCTATTGCTGCTCTATGCTGACCCCCGGGGGACGCCAGTGGTATCGCAggacatctcctccctctctagccCCCAGCTGGACCTGCTGCACTGCAGCAAGGCAGGATATGAGAGCGAGGACTCTg GACGGGAGCCCTCCATATCCAGTGATACCCGTACAGATTCCTCTGACAGCTCCAGCCACCGAGCATCTCGAAATCGCCCTCTCCGCCAAACAGGCAGCCACCTGTCCAACAAAACGCAGACCATCGTTGTCGGTAACCATGACAACAGCACACCGCTACACAGTGCAGTTGCAGCAG CAGAGACCCccctctgccccccctcccctcccctgcagCAGGGTGACTATAAAGAGACAGCTGTGTTCCTCCTTTCCTCTCGTCGTCCCACGTCATCTTGCtcttcctcccatcctctctcctcatgtTCCTtccatcccccctcctctacctgttcctcctgctcttcctcccgtcccatgtcctcttcctcctcctcagggaTAGGGGGGTCTGTGCTGGGATCTGAGGCAGGGGCCGTGGGGCCACACTGGGAGGATGAGAGCACCAGCAGTGAGTCCAAGTCTAG TTCGCCTGGGAGTCGAAGTTACCGGCCAGCCTGGAGGCCACGGAGGGAAGCCCTGAACATCGACAGCATCTTCACCCGCCAGAGAGGCTCTCCACTGGGCTATAGCACCCTGCCTGGGCCCCCTCTACCTTCAGAGGTTCAACAACACTGTCCAACTAACATGGCTGATCTGCATGGGGCAAGAGAGAGGGCCGGGGGTGTAGGCGGTGTGGGGGGAGATACGGAGGAGGTGGCAGGGATGCCTGGGTTGCTAGGCAACGGCACGGactgcccccctcctcccccgTTGAGAGGGGCGGAGTCTCAGCCTCGTCTGATCCAGAGGATGGAGAGTGGTTATGAGAGCAGCCctgacag ggagGTAGGTCAGAAGCGTGTGTTGATGTCTGGTCCATCGTGGCGCACGGTGCCCAAGTCTAAAAGCACCAGTGCCATCCTGCAGGAGCTGCCAGCACCTCGCTGGGGCTGCAACAACAacctgg gcgctGGCCGTAGCGAGCTGGATGAGCTTCAGGAGGAGGTAGTGAGGAGAGCGAGGCAGCAGGAGCAGCAGAGGAGGAAAGAGGCGGAGAGACAAGCTGCCGTGGGATTCAACCCCAGACCCTCCAAATACATGGACTTAGACCAGCTACAACACCAAG
- the LOC115156815 gene encoding inactive ubiquitin carboxyl-terminal hydrolase 54 isoform X7, giving the protein MSWKRNYFASGGGSGGPGGGLQGLITTPRTMASFAPSKGLSNEPGQNSCFLNSALQVLWHLDIFRRSFRQLTTHKCMEDSCIFCALKSIFAQFQFSSERVLPSDMLRSALAKTFQDEQRFQLGIMDDAAECFENLLMRIHFHISAETREDICTAKHCIPHQKFAMTLFEQCVCSSCGASSDPLPFIQMVHYISTTSLCNQAVRMLECREKPTPNMFGELLRNASNMGDLRNCPSNCGQVLRIRRVLMNSPEIVSIGLVWDSDHSDLAEDVIHSLGTCLHLGDVRHLFYRVTEERARQAELYLVGMVCYYGKHYSTFFFQTKIRKWMYFDDAHVKEIGPKWKDVVARCIKGHYQPLLLLYADPRGTPVVSQDISSLSSPQLDLLHCSKAGYESEDSGREPSISSDTRTDSSDSSSHRASRNRPLRQTGSHLSNKTQTIVVGNHDNSTPLHSAVAAAETPLCPPSPPLQQGDYKETAVFLLSSRRPTSSCSSSHPLSSCSFHPPSSTCSSCSSSRPMSSSSSSGIGGSVLGSEAGAVGPHWEDESTSSESKSSSPGSRSYRPAWRPRREALNIDSIFTRQRGSPLGYSTLPGPPLPSEVQQHCPTNMADLHGARERAGGVGGVGGDTEEVAGMPGLLGNGTDCPPPPPLRGAESQPRLIQRMESGYESSPDREVGQKRVLMSGPSWRTVPKSKSTSAILQELPAPRWGCNNNLGAGRSELDELQEEVVRRARQQEQQRRKEAERQAAVGFNPRPSKYMDLDQLQHQDL; this is encoded by the exons ATGTCGTGGAAGAGGAACTACTTTGCTTCGGGCGGTGGCAGCGGAGGCCCTGGTGGAGGGCTACAGGGACTGATCACGACCCCTCGGACTATGGCCTCCTTCGCCCCGAGTAAAGGCCTCAGCAACGAACCTGGACAGAACAGCTGCTTCCTAAACAGTGCTCTGcag GTCCTGTGGCATCTGGATATCTTCCGTAGAAGTTTCCGCCAGCTGACCACCCACAAGTGTATGGAAGACTCCTGTATCTTCTGTGCCCTCAAG agtatcTTTGCCCAGTTCCAGTTCAGCAGTGAGCGTGTGTTACCGTCGGACATGTTGCGGAGCGCACTAGCCAAGACCTTCCAGGATGAACAACGCTTCCAGCTGGGGATCATGGACGATGCAGCAGAATGCTTT gagaACCTACTGATGCGTATCCATTTCCACATCAGCGCAGAGACCAGAGAGGACATCTGTACGGCTAAACACTGTATACCACACCAGAAGTTTGCCATGACTCTGTTCGAACAG tgtgtgtgcagtAGTTGTGGAGCCTCGTCGGACCCCCTTCCCTTCATTCAGATGGTTCACTACATCTCTACCACGTCCCTCTG TAACCAGGCAGTGAGGATGTTAGAGTGTAGAGAGAAGCCCACCCCCaacatgtttggagagctgctccGCAACGCCAGCAACATGGGAGACCTACGCAACTGCCCG AGTAACTGTGGGCAGGTGTTGCGTATCCGCCGTGTGTTGATGAACTCTCCAGAGATAGTGTCCATCGGTCTGGTCTGGGACTCAGACCACTCTGACCTAGCTGAGGACGTCATTCACAGCCTGGGAACCTGTCTTCACCTGGGGGATGTAagacac tTGTTCTACCGTGTGACGGAGGAGCGGGCTCGTCAGGCTGAGCTGTACCTGGTTGGTATGGTGTGTTACTATGGTAAACACTACTCCACATTCTTCTTCCAGACTAAGATACGCAAGTGGATGTACTTCGACGACGCTCACGTCAAAGAG ATCGGTCCTAAGTGGAAGGACGTGGTGGCACGCTGTATAAAGGGTCACTACCAGCCTCTATTGCTGCTCTATGCTGACCCCCGGGGGACGCCAGTGGTATCGCAggacatctcctccctctctagccCCCAGCTGGACCTGCTGCACTGCAGCAAGGCAGGATATGAGAGCGAGGACTCTg GACGGGAGCCCTCCATATCCAGTGATACCCGTACAGATTCCTCTGACAGCTCCAGCCACCGAGCATCTCGAAATCGCCCTCTCCGCCAAACAGGCAGCCACCTGTCCAACAAAACGCAGACCATCGTTGTCGGTAACCATGACAACAGCACACCGCTACACAGTGCAGTTGCAGCAG CAGAGACCCccctctgccccccctcccctcccctgcagCAGGGTGACTATAAAGAGACAGCTGTGTTCCTCCTTTCCTCTCGTCGTCCCACGTCATCTTGCtcttcctcccatcctctctcctcatgtTCCTtccatcccccctcctctacctgttcctcctgctcttcctcccgtcccatgtcctcttcctcctcctcagggaTAGGGGGGTCTGTGCTGGGATCTGAGGCAGGGGCCGTGGGGCCACACTGGGAGGATGAGAGCACCAGCAGTGAGTCCAAGTCTAG TTCGCCTGGGAGTCGAAGTTACCGGCCAGCCTGGAGGCCACGGAGGGAAGCCCTGAACATCGACAGCATCTTCACCCGCCAGAGAGGCTCTCCACTGGGCTATAGCACCCTGCCTGGGCCCCCTCTACCTTCAGAGGTTCAACAACACTGTCCAACTAACATGGCTGATCTGCATGGGGCAAGAGAGAGGGCCGGGGGTGTAGGCGGTGTGGGGGGAGATACGGAGGAGGTGGCAGGGATGCCTGGGTTGCTAGGCAACGGCACGGactgcccccctcctcccccgTTGAGAGGGGCGGAGTCTCAGCCTCGTCTGATCCAGAGGATGGAGAGTGGTTATGAGAGCAGCCctgacag ggagGTAGGTCAGAAGCGTGTGTTGATGTCTGGTCCATCGTGGCGCACGGTGCCCAAGTCTAAAAGCACCAGTGCCATCCTGCAGGAGCTGCCAGCACCTCGCTGGGGCTGCAACAACAacctgg gcgctGGCCGTAGCGAGCTGGATGAGCTTCAGGAGGAGGTAGTGAGGAGAGCGAGGCAGCAGGAGCAGCAGAGGAGGAAAGAGGCGGAGAGACAAGCTGCCGTGGGATTCAACCCCAGACCCTCCAAATACATGGACTTAGACCAGCTACAACACCAAG